In Candidatus Nitronauta litoralis, one DNA window encodes the following:
- a CDS encoding cytochrome-c peroxidase: protein MINIARLILINLFLVFIPISADAGDFEELKEFYEPLPEMKHPADNPWSKEKEDLGRMLYFDPRLSQSNWISCMTCHHPGLGWGDGLPRPNGHGQKELDRHSPTIINSGYFEAQFWDGRAKSLEEQALGPISSQVEMRQDLGELVKELNAIPGYVRLFKKVFPKEGINKITIAKAIGTFERSVVSKNAPYDKYFAGDKSAMSSSALNGMRLFFGKAKCSICHNGPAFTDSQFHNIGVKQHGPLKEDLGRYNVTKDDFDKGAFKTPGLRHITRSGPYMHDGSESTLEEVVEFYDRGGDVAENRSPFITPLGLTGSEKKDLVEFMKALEGEPIIIPLPELPPSHE from the coding sequence ATGATAAATATTGCCAGGCTAATCCTCATTAATTTATTTTTGGTCTTTATTCCGATCAGTGCTGATGCCGGCGATTTTGAAGAACTGAAAGAATTTTATGAACCGTTACCGGAAATGAAGCACCCTGCAGATAATCCCTGGTCAAAGGAAAAAGAAGACCTGGGAAGAATGCTCTATTTTGATCCAAGACTATCCCAAAGCAACTGGATCAGCTGCATGACCTGTCATCACCCGGGTTTAGGCTGGGGAGACGGGCTTCCCCGCCCGAATGGTCACGGCCAAAAAGAGCTGGACCGGCATTCTCCTACCATCATCAATAGTGGTTATTTTGAAGCCCAGTTCTGGGACGGTCGCGCCAAATCCCTTGAAGAGCAGGCTTTGGGGCCAATCAGCTCGCAAGTTGAAATGAGACAGGACCTGGGAGAACTGGTTAAAGAGCTGAATGCTATTCCAGGGTATGTTCGCTTGTTTAAAAAAGTGTTCCCAAAAGAAGGAATAAACAAAATAACCATAGCCAAAGCCATTGGAACCTTTGAACGGTCGGTCGTTTCAAAGAATGCTCCCTACGATAAATACTTTGCTGGTGATAAATCGGCTATGTCATCCTCTGCTCTCAATGGCATGAGGCTGTTTTTTGGAAAGGCCAAATGCTCTATTTGCCATAATGGACCCGCATTTACAGACAGCCAATTCCACAATATCGGGGTCAAACAGCATGGCCCCTTAAAGGAGGATCTGGGACGGTACAATGTTACCAAGGACGACTTTGACAAGGGTGCCTTCAAGACTCCCGGGCTGAGGCATATTACCCGGAGTGGTCCCTATATGCACGACGGCAGTGAATCCACATTGGAGGAAGTTGTGGAGTTTTATGACCGGGGCGGAGACGTGGCAGAAAACCGCAGCCCTTTCATTACCCCGCTGGGGTTGACGGGCTCAGAGAAGAAAGACCTCGTGGAATTCATGAAGGCGCTGGAGGGGGAGCCCATCATTATTCCCCTGCCGGAACTTCCTCCGTCTCACGAGTAA
- a CDS encoding cytochrome c encodes MHSYPIKFRNIIVLVSILAFSLPGFVWANDEEKVKLFIEEQCTSCHRITGEAKSRFELIAPDLMWAGSKFKRPWLVDRLTGNEDIIYQKNYRWDQSLNPEKHPTISKKDAEKVADYIKKHLIDSRVKKDSIDLSHFTELQASFGRELFIEHSCTGCHQIMQDGEKSGGPQSTSMFNSGKRLTKDWILRFNMMPPDFVPHSGEFVADVSELGLHYVTGFLATEGDEAFKFYEPWKSEFFKNANSKRGKTIYREYCMQCHGATGGGDGPAASGLEPKPAVHSKMALDQFPMDYLYNVVYYGGKAVGKSPYMPYWGLTLGDQGVADVITYMRETFKGGEEMAAAPGKKGRGDCPQKRNTKAVSFKYKNKKNPLKPTPANLKAGEELFQKKAKPMACQLCHGKHGDGKGPGGAGINPSPRNFTCGETMKDISDGQLFGITREGSPGTAMPAFKNLKDKEVWQLILYIRQFSN; translated from the coding sequence ATGCACTCCTATCCAATAAAATTTCGAAATATCATAGTTCTTGTTTCCATTTTGGCTTTTTCTTTGCCTGGCTTCGTTTGGGCAAACGATGAGGAAAAAGTAAAATTGTTTATTGAAGAACAATGTACTTCTTGTCATCGAATTACTGGAGAAGCCAAATCCCGGTTTGAATTGATTGCCCCGGATCTAATGTGGGCCGGGTCTAAATTTAAACGCCCCTGGCTTGTTGATCGCCTCACAGGAAATGAAGACATTATTTACCAGAAGAATTATAGATGGGATCAATCTCTTAATCCTGAAAAGCATCCGACAATATCCAAAAAGGATGCTGAAAAGGTGGCTGATTATATAAAGAAACATCTTATTGATTCCCGGGTTAAAAAAGATTCCATAGACCTGTCTCACTTCACGGAATTACAGGCTTCTTTCGGTCGGGAATTATTTATTGAGCATTCTTGCACAGGGTGTCATCAAATTATGCAGGATGGAGAAAAATCAGGCGGCCCTCAGAGCACCTCAATGTTCAATTCCGGAAAACGTTTGACTAAGGACTGGATCCTTCGTTTCAATATGATGCCCCCTGACTTTGTCCCTCATAGCGGCGAATTCGTAGCGGATGTCAGTGAATTGGGATTGCATTACGTTACAGGATTCCTGGCCACTGAAGGGGATGAAGCCTTCAAATTTTATGAACCCTGGAAAAGTGAATTTTTCAAAAATGCAAATTCAAAACGGGGAAAAACTATTTACAGGGAATACTGCATGCAGTGTCATGGTGCCACCGGAGGTGGGGATGGTCCAGCAGCATCGGGTCTGGAACCAAAACCGGCTGTCCATTCCAAAATGGCGCTAGACCAGTTTCCAATGGATTATCTTTATAATGTTGTTTACTACGGCGGTAAAGCGGTAGGCAAATCTCCCTATATGCCTTACTGGGGACTAACCCTGGGTGATCAAGGGGTTGCAGATGTCATCACTTATATGAGAGAGACTTTTAAGGGCGGGGAGGAAATGGCGGCCGCACCTGGGAAAAAGGGTCGAGGAGACTGCCCGCAAAAGCGAAATACTAAAGCTGTTTCGTTTAAATATAAAAACAAGAAAAATCCTCTAAAACCCACTCCGGCCAATCTTAAGGCAGGAGAAGAATTGTTTCAGAAAAAGGCCAAGCCCATGGCCTGTCAGCTTTGCCATGGGAAACATGGTGACGGTAAAGGCCCAGGAGGCGCAGGTATCAATCCGTCACCACGGAACTTTACCTGCGGAGAAACCATGAAGGACATATCCGACGGGCAACTTTTTGGAATCACCCGGGAAGGCTCACCGGGAACAGCCATGCCCGCATTCAAAAATCTTAAAGATAAGGAAGTATGGCAATTGATTCTCTATATCAGGCAATTTTCCAATTAA
- a CDS encoding cytochrome c: protein MKKFLFFSLLSAALVFILLTSTIPAIADDLGKRLVQKKCAACHKFEGKAESRFKLKAPDLMWGGSKLQRKWLIRYLTGKEGRVYKQGYRWDNSRKPAKHMVVKQKEAEAIADYFKKALKDPRVKANVLDLSRFSEMEAALGEKIFKEHSCIACHQIEEDGKALGGSQSTSFLDAGKRLNVDWVYRFNMKPPDFVPHSGEFEADVSELGLRYVTGFIMTLGVKDFKFYEPWNDKYFKKASTKRGAQFYKEYCAQCHGFSGKGDGPAALDLKPKPAIHAQMAIDKEPIDYLFNVIYYGGKNVGKSALMPYWGITLGHQGVADVIAYMRETFKGQKATALAKSPNDDPSVLGACPQVRKTHQAPSDILGLKNPLEPTEKNLKKGKILYLRKARPLACKHCHGLEGDGKGYKAVNMIPPPRNFTCAKTMKEITDGQMFWIIKNGSKNTEMQAYDKLKDTQVWQLVLYLRKFSK from the coding sequence ATGAAAAAATTCCTTTTCTTTTCCCTGTTGTCCGCCGCTTTGGTATTTATCCTGTTAACATCCACAATCCCGGCGATAGCAGACGATTTGGGGAAACGGCTAGTTCAGAAAAAATGCGCCGCCTGCCACAAATTTGAGGGAAAGGCTGAATCCCGGTTCAAACTCAAAGCCCCGGATTTGATGTGGGGTGGGAGCAAGTTACAACGCAAATGGTTGATTCGTTACCTTACAGGAAAGGAAGGTCGGGTATATAAGCAGGGGTACCGGTGGGATAATTCCCGCAAACCTGCTAAACACATGGTGGTAAAGCAGAAGGAAGCCGAAGCCATTGCAGATTACTTTAAAAAGGCTTTGAAAGATCCGCGGGTGAAAGCCAATGTCCTGGACTTATCCCGGTTTTCAGAAATGGAAGCCGCGCTCGGTGAAAAAATCTTCAAGGAGCATTCCTGTATCGCCTGCCATCAGATAGAAGAGGATGGCAAGGCCTTGGGAGGATCGCAGAGTACCTCTTTTCTGGACGCGGGCAAACGTCTCAATGTAGATTGGGTTTATCGTTTTAATATGAAACCTCCGGATTTTGTCCCGCACAGCGGTGAATTCGAAGCAGATGTCAGTGAGTTGGGGCTCCGTTATGTGACCGGGTTTATCATGACTCTGGGTGTAAAGGATTTTAAGTTTTACGAGCCGTGGAATGATAAGTACTTTAAGAAAGCCAGCACAAAACGCGGGGCGCAGTTTTATAAGGAATATTGTGCTCAATGCCATGGCTTTTCCGGCAAAGGCGATGGTCCGGCAGCTTTGGACCTTAAACCCAAACCTGCTATCCATGCCCAAATGGCTATAGATAAAGAGCCCATCGACTACCTGTTCAATGTCATATATTACGGCGGGAAAAATGTAGGCAAGTCAGCCTTGATGCCTTATTGGGGGATTACACTGGGCCATCAGGGGGTTGCAGATGTCATTGCTTATATGAGGGAGACGTTTAAGGGGCAAAAAGCGACTGCATTGGCTAAATCACCTAATGATGACCCAAGTGTATTAGGAGCTTGTCCCCAGGTTCGCAAAACCCACCAGGCACCCAGCGATATTCTTGGATTGAAAAACCCGCTTGAGCCCACGGAAAAAAACCTGAAGAAAGGAAAAATACTTTACCTCAGAAAAGCCAGGCCGCTGGCCTGCAAACATTGCCATGGGTTGGAAGGGGACGGGAAAGGATATAAGGCTGTCAATATGATCCCGCCTCCCAGGAACTTTACCTGCGCAAAAACCATGAAGGAAATCACCGACGGACAAATGTTCTGGATTATCAAAAATGGATCCAAAAATACGGAAATGCAGGCCTATGATAAATTAAAAGACACTCAGGTCTGGCAATTGGTGCTCTATCTCAGAAAATTTTCGAAGTAA
- a CDS encoding c-type cytochrome, with protein sequence MKQDNEIHGIQKSFAQTIWEKLRSMRFILLILFWMIGWTTFSLELPVAVADHSSPPKVPFRVHDFDIPENPLGESIQFGENLVMETPTFAKPYVGNGLKCRNCHLEGGIVPNAMPYIGLSGLFPTYRPRAAQVITLQERINGCFMRSLNGKPLPLDSPEMTGIVAYITWLSQEIPVGAEVEGRGTKKLASPKHKPDPERGRKLFSEKCSYCHGAEGEGSKNPDGSYLFPPLWGDDSFNIAAGMARLNTATAFIKHNMPFGQGGSLTDQEAYDIASFFTTQPRPDFPEKSQDWPKGGKPADARY encoded by the coding sequence ATGAAACAAGATAATGAAATCCACGGAATCCAAAAAAGCTTCGCCCAAACTATTTGGGAAAAATTGAGGTCTATGCGCTTCATTTTATTGATTCTGTTTTGGATGATCGGATGGACAACCTTTTCGCTTGAATTGCCTGTCGCTGTAGCGGACCACTCTTCTCCTCCGAAAGTTCCATTTCGCGTTCACGACTTTGACATACCCGAAAACCCGCTGGGGGAGTCCATTCAGTTTGGTGAAAACCTCGTGATGGAAACGCCCACGTTTGCCAAACCTTATGTAGGCAATGGATTGAAATGCCGAAACTGCCACTTGGAAGGGGGTATAGTGCCCAATGCCATGCCTTATATCGGCCTTTCGGGTTTATTTCCAACATACAGACCACGTGCCGCACAAGTGATCACACTTCAGGAGCGAATCAACGGGTGTTTCATGCGATCCCTGAATGGCAAACCGCTCCCTCTGGATAGTCCAGAAATGACAGGAATCGTTGCCTACATAACCTGGTTGTCACAGGAAATACCAGTTGGAGCTGAAGTGGAAGGTCGGGGAACAAAAAAACTGGCCTCTCCTAAGCACAAACCTGACCCAGAGCGAGGTCGCAAACTATTTTCCGAAAAATGTTCTTATTGTCATGGGGCAGAGGGCGAGGGCAGTAAAAACCCGGATGGGTCCTATTTGTTCCCACCCCTTTGGGGAGATGATTCGTTTAATATTGCCGCCGGCATGGCCAGGCTCAATACCGCGACCGCATTCATCAAACACAACATGCCTTTTGGTCAGGGAGGAAGCCTCACCGATCAGGAAGCTTATGATATCGCTTCATTTTTTACCACCCAACCGCGCCCCGACTTCCCCGAAAAGTCTCAAGACTGGCCAAAGGGCGGTAAGCCCGCAGATGCTCGCTATTGA
- a CDS encoding IS110 family transposase, translating to MELYCGIDLHSNNSVIVIINEDDEVVYKMKHCNDLQEILPVLLPFRNQLKGIVVESTYNWYWLVDCLMDAGFKMHLANPSAIKQHEGLKHTDDKSDARFLAHVFRLGLLQEGYICPKEQRSVRDLLRKRSQLVRQKTANVLSIQNLFTRNTGDGIQLKEF from the coding sequence ATGGAATTATATTGCGGAATTGACCTTCATTCAAACAACAGTGTGATCGTTATCATTAATGAAGACGATGAGGTGGTTTACAAAATGAAGCATTGCAATGATTTACAGGAGATCCTCCCGGTTCTTCTTCCGTTTCGAAACCAGTTAAAGGGTATTGTGGTTGAGTCGACCTACAACTGGTATTGGCTGGTCGATTGTTTGATGGATGCAGGATTCAAGATGCATCTGGCCAATCCTTCTGCGATCAAGCAGCACGAGGGATTGAAACACACGGATGATAAATCGGACGCCCGTTTTCTGGCTCACGTATTTCGGTTAGGATTGTTGCAGGAGGGTTACATTTGTCCAAAAGAACAACGTTCGGTTCGAGACCTTCTCAGGAAACGGAGTCAACTGGTGCGGCAGAAGACAGCGAATGTATTGTCTATCCAGAACCTGTTCACACGGAACACGGGGGACGGGATCCAGTTAAAAGAGTTCTAG
- a CDS encoding RHS repeat-associated core domain-containing protein, whose product MDGGLTKNATYDLQDRLETFKDSSGTDWTFKYTANGELLEKFETNTPANNVIYSYDALGNLTHVDFPGTANDIEYIIDGLNRRVGKKVDGSLIKQWLYKDQLNIIAELDGAGAITKRFVYASKVNVPDYYIDYTGPAPVTYRIISDHLGSPRTIINSTSGVSALDLEYDAWGKELFTPVNRDLVPFGYAGGIYDPDTKLVRFGARDYDPEVGRWTSKDPIRFDGDGENLYGYVLNDPINFTDPFGLVVLEDEVSINCELRESERFIPTECICKASGITPNTSKSKSPRITASASATIANASGSIDQNLDRSGSMAAAPDLAINANIAIDPPLKFEYKGTFECGTPLIGFGTFPVDKGLGFQGFYLSLGASARTKFINRFDKKKRDIIPFCNRTTPLD is encoded by the coding sequence GTGGACGGAGGTCTGACCAAAAATGCAACTTACGACTTGCAAGATCGTCTGGAAACATTCAAAGATTCAAGTGGAACCGATTGGACCTTCAAATACACCGCTAATGGTGAATTGCTGGAGAAGTTTGAAACTAATACACCTGCCAATAATGTTATTTATTCATACGATGCTTTAGGAAACTTAACTCATGTGGATTTTCCTGGAACTGCCAATGATATCGAATACATCATTGATGGATTAAATCGAAGAGTGGGAAAGAAAGTAGATGGATCATTGATTAAGCAGTGGCTATACAAAGACCAGTTAAATATTATTGCTGAACTTGATGGGGCTGGCGCAATAACAAAGCGTTTCGTATACGCAAGCAAAGTCAATGTACCTGATTACTATATCGACTATACTGGCCCCGCTCCTGTTACGTATCGTATCATTTCAGACCATTTGGGAAGTCCGCGAACTATAATAAACTCCACCAGTGGAGTATCGGCACTAGATTTAGAGTACGATGCGTGGGGTAAGGAACTGTTCACTCCAGTGAATCGAGATTTGGTACCTTTTGGATACGCAGGAGGAATTTATGACCCAGACACTAAACTTGTAAGGTTCGGGGCAAGAGATTATGACCCAGAGGTTGGTCGATGGACCAGTAAAGACCCGATTCGTTTTGATGGTGATGGGGAAAACTTGTACGGGTATGTCTTGAACGATCCCATTAACTTTACCGACCCTTTTGGATTAGTTGTATTGGAGGATGAAGTTTCTATCAATTGTGAATTGCGAGAATCTGAGAGGTTTATTCCAACCGAATGTATTTGTAAGGCTTCTGGAATTACCCCGAATACTTCAAAATCGAAATCCCCAAGAATAACGGCTAGCGCAAGTGCTACTATTGCAAATGCATCTGGGTCGATAGATCAAAATCTTGATCGCAGTGGGTCCATGGCGGCAGCACCTGACCTAGCCATAAATGCAAATATTGCTATTGACCCGCCCCTTAAATTTGAATATAAAGGAACATTTGAGTGCGGAACTCCTCTAATAGGTTTTGGCACCTTCCCTGTTGATAAGGGGTTGGGTTTTCAAGGATTTTATTTGTCCTTAGGGGCATCAGCCCGAACAAAGTTTATTAATAGATTTGACAAAAAGAAAAGGGATATTATCCCCTTTTGCAATAGAACGACTCCATTAGATTAA